GATGGAAGCAGTCCGGCAGGTTCGGGCCGCTCTGGGTTAGGGCCTCCGCTCGGCCTCGGTCCCCACGATGGACGGTGCCTGCCCGGGAACCGCCATCCTGGGCTGCACCGCCACTCCCACCTGGTCGGGTATCCCGAACACCAGGAAAGCGGTGGCCGCCGACACCATGGCAAGGCCGCCGAAGCCCATCTCTAGGCCGTCGGCCACCGACGAGGCGCGGGAGGCCACCAGCACCATGACGGCGGTGCCCAGGGCACCGCCCATGAGGCGGAACATGCCTCTCAGGCCGGTGATGGCAGCGATGCGGTCCGGGGCCAGTTCGATGGCGGCGTTGTTGGCTGCCGGCCCCGACATCCCGAAGCCCACCCCTGTGAGGGCGATCACCAGGGCCAGGTAGGGGAAGTCGCCCAGCGCCAGCGGCCCCAGCTCGGGGCTGTGCAGCCCCTGCCACATGATGGCCAGGCCGCCCGCCATCACCATGAGGCCCAGGAAGATGGGGCGCCGGTAGCCCGTGCGGGCCAGCAGCATGCTGGCTATGGCCGAGGTGACCGCCGCAGCCACTGCCCTCGGTATGAGGATCAGGCCCGCCTGGCTGGACGTCATGCCGTAGGCCTCGCGGGCGTACAGGGGAATGAAGGAGAAGGCGCCGAACAGGCAGGCGCCGTACAGCAGGTTCAGAGCGTTGACGAAGGCGAACTCTCGCTGTCGCAGCAGCGCCACCTCCAGGATAGGCTCCGGCGCTCGCATCTCGTGGCGCAGGAACAGGGCACCGGCCACCAGCCCCGCCGCCAGGGAGACAGCCACCACTGGCAGGCTAGGGGGCGGACTCTGACGCGAAAGCTCCGTCAAGGCATACACGATGCCCGAGACGGCCACGCTCAACAGGGCAGCGCCCACCACGTCCAGGGGCCGGGAGGCGCGTCGCTGCGTCCTGGGCATCAGCAGCAGCAGGGCCACCACCAGGGCGCCCACGGGGGTGTTCATGGCGTAGGTCCACCGCCAGCCCATCTCGTCCACGATGAAGCCGCCCACGGTGGGGCCGATGACCGACCCCAGGGG
Above is a genomic segment from Dehalococcoidia bacterium containing:
- a CDS encoding DHA2 family efflux MFS transporter permease subunit → MDNEGSMGPSLRSYLLFALVSLCLLVAALQFSMVSVALGDLMDDLNAPLRWAGWVVTIYTLAQAVSMPIVGRLSDDLGRRTVFVGGLVVFALASLACALAPNVYFLILARGVQGVAAGGLLPSAYGIIGDTFGQRRAQMVGLLSSIVPLGSVIGPTVGGFIVDEMGWRWTYAMNTPVGALVVALLLLMPRTQRRASRPLDVVGAALLSVAVSGIVYALTELSRQSPPPSLPVVAVSLAAGLVAGALFLRHEMRAPEPILEVALLRQREFAFVNALNLLYGACLFGAFSFIPLYAREAYGMTSSQAGLILIPRAVAAAVTSAIASMLLARTGYRRPIFLGLMVMAGGLAIMWQGLHSPELGPLALGDFPYLALVIALTGVGFGMSGPAANNAAIELAPDRIAAITGLRGMFRLMGGALGTAVMVLVASRASSVADGLEMGFGGLAMVSAATAFLVFGIPDQVGVAVQPRMAVPGQAPSIVGTEAERRP